One genomic region from Quercus robur chromosome 4, dhQueRobu3.1, whole genome shotgun sequence encodes:
- the LOC126724120 gene encoding G-type lectin S-receptor-like serine/threonine-protein kinase LECRK4 — MSYWISPMDQSNNSLGCKPNFALPSCDSGWEATKELVEFIELPNTDWQFSDYNLLQGPGMNKSMCRQECLDDCLCVVVVYEDIGNVCWMKQSPLSNGRQSPGTTRISLIKLPKGYGSVYKKGHSETLVWALLLGSSAFLNILLFLAIFVAVYYLYHKKKKLPWNIDSTLAANVRSYTYKELEEATRGFNQTVGKGSFGTVYKGVLRSDSKRFVAVKKLGKVIEEGEKEFNTEMSVIGQTHHKNLVRLLGYCDEGQHRFTVYEYMSNGSLANFLFGISRPYWNQRVQIAFGIARGLMYLHEECYIKIIHCDIKSQNILLDEYLHQELLM; from the coding sequence ATGTCCTATTGGATTTCTCCCATGGACCAATCCAACAATTCGTTAGGGTGTAAACCAAATTTTGCACTGCCTAGCTGTGACAGTGGATGGGAAGCAACTAAAGAGCTTGTTGAATTTATAGAGCTTCCAAACACGGATTGGCAGTTCTCAGATTACAACCTTCTTCAAGGACCTGGAATGAACAAGTCAATGTGTAGACAAGAATGCCTTGATGATTGCTTGTGTGTTGTGGTCGTTTATGAAGATATAGGTAATGTATGTTGGATGAAGCAGTCTCCACTGTCAAATGGAAGACAAAGCCCAGGTACTACTAGAATATCTCTCATCAAGTTACCTAAAGGTTATGGTTCAGTTTATAAGAAAGGCCACTCTGAGACACTTGTCTGGGCACTACTACTTGGCAGCTCTGCATTCCTCAATATCCTTTTATTCTTAGCTATTTTTGTGGCTGTTTACTACTTGTAccataaaaagaagaaattgcCGTGGAATATTGATAGCACACTAGCAGCAAATGTGAGAAGCTATACATATAAAGAGCTCGAAGAAGCAACCAGGGGCTTCAACCAAACAGTGGGAAAAGGTTCTTTTGGAACGGTTTATAAAGGGGTCCTTCGATCAGATTCTAAAAGATTTGTTGCAGTCAAGAAGTTAGGTAAGGTGATAGAAGAAGGTGAGAAGGAATTCAATACAGAAATGAGTGTGATCGGTCAGACTCATCACAAGAATTTAGTACGGTTGCTCGGTTATTGTGACGAGGGGCAGCACCGATTTACGGTATATGAGTACATGAGTAATGGCTCTTTAGCTAACTTTCTCTTTGGGATATCCAGACCTTACTGGAACCAAAGAGTGCAGATTGCTTTTGGAATTGCCAGAGGCCTCATGTACTTACACGAAGAGTGCTACATCAAAATCATCCATTGTGACATAAAGTCTCAAAACATACTCTTAGACGAGTACTTACACCAGGAATTGCTGATGTAA